From Methanomassiliicoccales archaeon:
ATACGAGTCGCTTCAGGAGGATAGCCTATTTCAAAACTTGTATCTCTTTTCATTTATCGTCTCGAATTTCGAAAACTTCATTTGATTTTTATGTCTATCAAATGGGCACGCTGATTCGTAGTTTTGTTTTAGAAAAAGATCGCAAGGTCGAAAAATATTTAAATGGCAATAGAGTGTAGTGGATTGGAAAAACGGGCAGGGCCCGTTTCCTCACATAATCACTGTCATCCATTCATCGTATCCTATTAGGATGGTTAAAAGAATGGTTAGCAAGGATAAATTAGAATCTAAATCACAAGTAAGTATACTACTTCGTAGTGGATGCAAAGAGTGATTCCAAGGATTGGTGCCCCCTGTTTTTCCAGAAAAATAAGGAGTTAATTACGAGGTGATCTTGATGAACATTGATCCGAGCACCACCAAGTATCTGATCAAGGCGAGACTGCAGGCGGATGGTATCGTTGAGAAGCCTGATGTGGTGGGGGCTATTTTCGGCCAAACTGAGGGACTGCTGGGAGATGAATTAGATCTTCGAGACCTCCAAAAAAGTGGCCGAATCGGGCGAATAGAGGTGGAAGTAAGTTCTCGTCAGGGTAAATCTGAGGGAGATATTCTAATTCCTTCAAGTCTTGACCAAGTCGAAACGGTTATTCTTGCAGCAGCACTGGAAACGATCGATAGAGTTGGACCGTGCAAGGCGAGAATCAGCGTTGAATCGATTGAGGATGTTCGAATTACAAAGAGAGCAAAGATTATTGAGAGAGCCAAGGAACTGCTTTCAGATCTCATACGACAATCGAAAAGCACGGGTATTGACCTCACCGAGAGTGTTCGTCAATCCGTTCAAGCTGAGGAAGTAATATACTACGGCAAAGAACGCCTTACAGCGGGTCCAAGTGTACCCGATTCTGATGCAATTATTGTTGTAGAGGGTCGATCCGATGTTCTCAATTTGTTAAGAGCTGGGATAAAAAATGCTATTGCGGTCGAGGGCACGAATATTCCGAAGACTATAAGCGATCTTTCAAAGGAGCGGATAGTTACAGCATTTGTTGATGGGGATCGTGGAGGCGAACTGATTCTTCGAGAACTCTTCCA
This genomic window contains:
- the dnaG gene encoding DNA primase DnaG, translating into MNIDPSTTKYLIKARLQADGIVEKPDVVGAIFGQTEGLLGDELDLRDLQKSGRIGRIEVEVSSRQGKSEGDILIPSSLDQVETVILAAALETIDRVGPCKARISVESIEDVRITKRAKIIERAKELLSDLIRQSKSTGIDLTESVRQSVQAEEVIYYGKERLTAGPSVPDSDAIIVVEGRSDVLNLLRAGIKNAIAVEGTNIPKTISDLSKERIVTAFVDGDRGGELILRELFQVAEVDFVARAPRGQEVEELTQKQIMKCLRNKIPAEQYIEMYGLGGETAQINSVHHSAIKSEKIERLDRGEKFEVIQEHEAIDERSVQGKKKLSPAQQRYKEILSELSSTLNARLLDSNGNVIKEVPSKDLVNVLKEDTKDVAAIVFDGVITQRILDLAAEKKIQTVIGTKMANVTKQPISVDVWTKDDLS